Proteins encoded together in one Anaerococcus murdochii window:
- a CDS encoding single-stranded DNA-binding protein gives MNLVILKGKLIQDPEIHELSNCDLCVLKIGVIKDISKEKIQELIDNGEYIYDIYTILVFNKYGKVIKEALKKGSNVLVEGRLSKNKVEKDGNTYYNTSIVGKRITFLDKNSSSTDVAENKEEFFEDDFQEVDPGEFGVIYNETMPY, from the coding sequence ATGAATTTAGTAATATTAAAAGGTAAGTTAATCCAAGATCCTGAAATACACGAACTTAGTAATTGTGATTTGTGTGTATTAAAAATTGGAGTCATAAAAGATATAAGTAAAGAAAAAATTCAAGAATTGATCGATAACGGAGAATATATTTATGATATATACACGATATTAGTATTTAATAAATATGGTAAAGTAATAAAAGAAGCTTTAAAAAAAGGATCAAATGTTCTCGTAGAAGGCAGACTGTCAAAAAATAAAGTAGAAAAAGATGGGAACACCTACTATAATACAAGTATAGTGGGTAAAAGAATAACATTTTTAGATAAAAATAGCAGCTCAACCGATGTCGCAGAAAACAAAGAAGAATTCTTTGAAGATGATTTTCAAGAAGTAGACCCAGGTGAATTTGGAGTTATCTATAATGAAACTATGCCATATTAA
- a CDS encoding Fic family protein, with product MTHYDEIKQLNDFVKENIDKLPKETYQSIVDDFDLRFTHESTKIEGNTLSIAEVKTLLVDKVSIGGKDLRELYEVTNNEKAFRLIKSRLEEGAALDEELIKDIHQVVMENILEGGLYRNYNVRITGAGFTPPDWTEVRNAMKWFMADFESKKSDLNAIELASYVHAEFVRIHPFQDGNGRTARLLLNFMLMKAGYQPVIIEAKDRPIYYESLNDYAAAGNLENFYSFILNKEKFILEDLKSEIYKVKNRGKSR from the coding sequence ATGACACATTATGACGAAATAAAACAATTAAATGACTTTGTAAAAGAAAATATAGATAAATTACCAAAAGAAACTTATCAAAGCATAGTTGACGACTTTGATTTAAGGTTTACTCATGAGTCGACTAAGATCGAGGGCAACACTTTAAGTATAGCCGAGGTTAAAACTTTGCTTGTCGATAAGGTATCGATAGGGGGCAAAGATCTTAGAGAGCTATACGAGGTTACCAACAATGAAAAAGCTTTTAGGCTTATAAAAAGTCGACTAGAAGAAGGTGCAGCACTCGATGAGGAGCTGATAAAAGATATTCACCAGGTAGTTATGGAAAATATCCTTGAAGGCGGCTTGTATAGAAACTACAACGTCCGAATCACAGGAGCTGGCTTCACACCGCCAGATTGGACGGAAGTAAGGAATGCTATGAAGTGGTTTATGGCAGATTTTGAATCTAAAAAATCTGATCTAAATGCTATCGAGCTTGCTTCATACGTCCACGCTGAGTTTGTCAGAATCCACCCTTTTCAAGACGGAAATGGCAGAACTGCAAGATTGTTGCTAAACTTTATGCTTATGAAAGCAGGCTACCAGCCTGTAATCATAGAAGCTAAAGATCGACCAATTTACTATGAGAGCCTAAATGATTATGCAGCTGCAGGAAACTTAGAAAACTTTTATAGTTTTATCCTGAATAAAGAAAAATTTATCCTGGAAGATTTAAAATCAGAAATTTATAAAGTGAAAAATAGAGGGAAAAGCCGATAA
- a CDS encoding adenine-specific methyltransferase EcoRI family protein gives MASNESLNSAARDKNDEFYTQLTDVENELRYYRKHFKGKTVFCNCDDPFESNFFKYFVLNFNRLGLKKLIATCYATSPIANQQLSLFEVVGGDESSEGRPYKAVVTKIYDATGDGGIDMLDVAELFKMGENELTELKGDGDFRSEECLELLKEADIVVTNPPFSLFREYVEVLMDYKKEFLIIGNQNAITYKEIFPLLKENKMWLGNKAGDMSFTVPDYYEPRETRYWEDENGQKWRSLGNICWFTNLDIKKRHEDLILIRKYNPKDYPKYDNYNAIEVSKVKDIPYDYEGIMGVPITFMDKYNPDQFEILGSRRWSKSEELLDSHISKNREIAINDKKTLINSKETYDRIFIRNKHPEPRNED, from the coding sequence TTGGCTAGTAATGAAAGTTTAAACTCTGCTGCAAGAGATAAAAATGATGAGTTTTACACTCAGCTAACTGATGTAGAAAACGAATTAAGATATTATCGAAAACACTTTAAAGGAAAAACTGTTTTTTGTAATTGTGACGATCCATTTGAGTCAAATTTTTTTAAATATTTTGTTCTTAATTTTAATCGCCTAGGACTTAAAAAACTTATAGCTACTTGCTATGCAACTTCTCCTATAGCAAATCAGCAACTAAGCCTATTTGAAGTTGTAGGGGGTGATGAGTCAAGCGAGGGAAGACCTTATAAAGCTGTTGTCACTAAAATTTACGATGCAACAGGTGATGGTGGTATCGATATGCTCGATGTTGCCGAACTTTTTAAAATGGGCGAAAACGAGCTGACAGAGCTTAAAGGTGACGGAGATTTTAGATCTGAGGAGTGCCTGGAACTTTTAAAAGAAGCTGATATTGTGGTTACAAATCCACCTTTTTCTTTATTTAGAGAGTATGTAGAAGTTTTAATGGACTACAAGAAAGAATTTCTAATTATTGGCAATCAAAATGCAATTACTTATAAAGAAATTTTCCCATTGTTAAAAGAAAACAAGATGTGGTTAGGCAATAAAGCTGGTGATATGTCTTTTACTGTTCCAGATTATTATGAGCCAAGGGAAACCAGGTATTGGGAAGACGAAAATGGGCAAAAATGGAGATCTTTAGGTAATATTTGTTGGTTTACCAATCTTGATATTAAGAAACGCCATGAAGACTTGATTCTTATTAGAAAATATAATCCTAAAGATTATCCAAAGTATGATAATTATAATGCTATAGAGGTATCTAAGGTTAAAGATATTCCATATGATTACGAGGGGATTATGGGAGTACCAATCACATTTATGGATAAATATAATCCCGATCAGTTTGAAATATTAGGGAGTAGACGTTGGTCTAAGTCTGAAGAATTATTAGATTCTCACATTTCTAAGAATAGGGAGATAGCCATTAACGATAAAAAAACATTGATAAATTCCAAAGAAACATATGATAGAATTTTCATTCGTAACAAGCACCCAGAACCAAGAAACGAGGATTGA
- a CDS encoding adenine-specific methyltransferase EcoRI family protein: protein MTESNNSQLANAKKVKNDEFYTRLTDIEQELRYYRKHFKGKTVFCNCDDPFESNFFKYFVLNFNRLGLKKLIATCYATSPIAHQQLSLFDVLGGDESNIGKPYKAVVTKIYDATGDGGIDMLDVAELFKMGENELTELKGDGDFRSDECLQLLEEADIVVTNPPFSLFREYVAILMKYEKQFVIMGNKNAITYKEFFPLLKSNEVWVGATSLNGGRWMIMPGNVEIQSKKTKIDTNGDIILNVAGVCWFTNLDIKKRHEDLILIRKYNPEDYPKYDNYDAINVDKVTEIPYDYEGYMGVPITFMDKYNPDQFDIIGLLQSSTDEQAGIPNLRYYNDFREMRQDMSYTNASGGKANGNPVLKGKSKNGNFLYNEKTKEYVHSVYARILIRNKNPEPRNED from the coding sequence GTGACTGAAAGTAATAATAGTCAATTGGCAAATGCTAAAAAAGTCAAAAACGATGAATTTTACACAAGGCTTACGGATATTGAACAAGAATTAAGATATTACAGAAAACATTTTAAAGGAAAAACGGTTTTTTGTAATTGTGATGATCCGTTTGAAAGCAACTTTTTCAAATATTTTGTTCTTAATTTTAATCGACTAGGACTTAAAAAATTAATAGCTACTTGCTATGCGACTTCTCCTATAGCACACCAACAGTTGTCTTTATTTGATGTTTTAGGTGGTGATGAGTCTAACATAGGAAAGCCTTACAAGGCTGTCGTCACTAAAATTTACGATGCAACAGGTGATGGTGGTATCGATATGCTCGATGTCGCTGAACTTTTCAAAATGGGTGAAAATGAGCTGACAGAACTTAAAGGTGATGGAGATTTTAGATCTGATGAATGCCTGCAGCTTTTAGAGGAAGCTGACATTGTAGTTACAAATCCACCATTTTCTTTATTTAGAGAGTATGTGGCAATTCTTATGAAGTATGAAAAGCAATTCGTCATAATGGGAAATAAAAACGCCATTACTTACAAAGAGTTTTTCCCTCTATTAAAGAGTAATGAGGTTTGGGTTGGAGCAACTTCACTTAATGGTGGAAGATGGATGATTATGCCAGGTAATGTTGAAATTCAGAGTAAGAAGACAAAGATAGATACAAATGGTGATATTATTTTAAATGTAGCTGGTGTTTGTTGGTTTACCAATCTTGATATTAAAAAACGTCATGAGGACTTGATTCTTATTAGAAAATATAATCCTGAAGATTATCCAAAGTATGATAATTATGATGCTATAAATGTTGATAAAGTGACAGAAATACCTTATGATTACGAAGGATATATGGGAGTACCAATCACATTTATGGATAAATATAATCCCGATCAGTTTGATATAATAGGTCTATTACAATCTAGTACCGATGAACAAGCAGGAATACCAAATTTAAGATACTACAATGATTTTAGGGAAATGAGGCAAGATATGTCTTATACAAATGCATCAGGAGGAAAAGCTAACGGTAATCCAGTATTAAAAGGAAAATCAAAAAATGGGAATTTTCTATATAACGAAAAAACAAAAGAATATGTTCATTCTGTTTATGCTAGAATTTTAATAAGAAATAAAAATCCAGAGCCAAGAAACGAGGACTAA
- a CDS encoding HNH endonuclease family protein, which translates to MIIEERKVTVGEVAEGYFNDAEEGVTGYDDRLDIRPKYQREFVYPENDRNEVIRSVLKGLPLNVIYWARTGEDSYEVLDGQQRTISLCEYIDGNFSVDDKFFHNLPKDIQDQILKYELFVYVCDGTDSEKLEWFKIINIAGKKLTDQELRNAVYAGSRTTDAKRYFSKTGSAADGLAGDYLKGTSIRQEYLETALSWASSRDGISIEEYMARHMHDPTAQELWSYFRSVIEWVQAIFPKYRKEMKGLPWGLYYNEHKDRKDLDPVKLEKEVQRLMGDEDVSKKSGIYEYLLTGKEKLLNIRSFDRRDKLVAYERQGHKCAGCGKEFEFDELQGDHIVPWSKGGKTIAENCQMLCGDCNIKKSNN; encoded by the coding sequence ATGATTATAGAAGAAAGAAAAGTAACCGTTGGTGAGGTTGCAGAAGGCTACTTTAACGATGCTGAAGAAGGTGTAACAGGATATGACGATAGACTTGATATTAGACCAAAGTATCAAAGAGAGTTTGTTTATCCCGAAAACGATAGAAATGAAGTTATCCGTTCCGTTTTAAAAGGATTGCCACTTAATGTAATTTATTGGGCAAGAACTGGAGAGGATTCCTATGAAGTTTTAGATGGTCAACAAAGAACAATATCACTTTGTGAATATATTGATGGTAACTTTTCCGTAGATGACAAGTTTTTCCATAACTTGCCTAAAGATATTCAGGATCAAATATTGAAATATGAATTATTTGTTTATGTTTGTGATGGAACTGATAGTGAAAAGCTTGAATGGTTTAAAATAATTAATATTGCTGGCAAGAAGTTGACAGATCAGGAATTAAGAAATGCAGTTTATGCAGGATCACGGACAACTGATGCAAAAAGATATTTTTCAAAAACAGGAAGTGCTGCTGATGGTTTAGCAGGCGACTATTTAAAAGGAACTTCAATCAGGCAAGAGTACCTTGAAACAGCTCTGTCTTGGGCATCTTCTCGTGATGGAATTTCTATCGAGGAGTATATGGCTAGGCATATGCACGATCCAACAGCACAGGAGCTATGGTCTTACTTTAGGTCTGTTATAGAGTGGGTACAAGCTATTTTCCCTAAATACAGAAAAGAAATGAAAGGACTTCCTTGGGGTCTATATTACAATGAACATAAGGATAGGAAAGACCTTGATCCTGTGAAGCTTGAAAAAGAAGTTCAACGATTAATGGGCGATGAAGATGTTAGTAAAAAATCAGGCATTTATGAGTATCTTCTAACAGGAAAAGAAAAACTCCTAAACATAAGGAGTTTTGATAGACGAGATAAATTAGTAGCTTATGAAAGACAAGGTCATAAGTGTGCTGGTTGCGGCAAAGAGTTCGAATTTGACGAATTACAAGGCGATCACATAGTCCCATGGAGCAAAGGCGGCAAGACTATAGCTGAAAATTGCCAAATGCTATGTGGTGACTGCAACATAAAAAAATCTAATAACTAA
- a CDS encoding DUF4116 domain-containing protein codes for MTRVNASVDKEIFEKMIGGIKRENAELKISGEENNKRIKELEKLIDEVKDKCEYLEKLNNVYKAKIDEFNNNAASNDSIDLLEKIKNNTEFAYIIDNQISNSNKFEEKFRNLVSKDNITMSDLRHFITEQEKYKNYIYNFNEDQIVKIFKKKAEPADTVLGMMSIDARESVELAELISLQNVNQGLKYFDESVKQNLKICKSFVESDVSNFKYVNLDTESYYDLFFNEFEKNPKILIYLNEEIKNNPEKFVYNEEDESKKISYERKINLKIFPYFLLCLGDRVVEKYSLAEKVLMDHGEIIKYLPESLRNDERYILAALKSNPEYILNVKEDLRSDRRFLLEALKQNPNIKNIIQVDITEDELQKENNFKMSKSFLEKIFK; via the coding sequence ATGACTAGGGTTAATGCTAGTGTAGATAAAGAAATATTTGAAAAAATGATAGGCGGCATTAAGCGTGAAAATGCTGAACTAAAAATAAGTGGAGAAGAAAACAATAAAAGAATCAAAGAGCTAGAAAAACTTATAGATGAAGTTAAAGATAAATGTGAGTACCTAGAAAAATTAAATAATGTATATAAGGCAAAAATTGATGAATTTAATAACAATGCTGCAAGCAACGATTCAATCGATCTATTAGAGAAAATAAAAAACAATACAGAATTTGCTTATATTATCGATAATCAAATTAGTAATAGCAATAAGTTTGAAGAAAAATTTAGAAACTTAGTATCTAAAGATAATATCACAATGAGCGACTTAAGGCATTTCATTACAGAACAGGAAAAATATAAAAACTATATTTATAACTTTAATGAAGATCAGATAGTAAAGATATTTAAGAAGAAAGCAGAGCCTGCTGATACTGTTTTGGGAATGATGAGTATAGATGCAAGAGAGAGTGTTGAACTTGCTGAATTAATATCATTACAAAATGTGAATCAGGGTTTGAAATATTTTGATGAGTCTGTAAAACAAAATCTTAAAATATGTAAAAGCTTTGTTGAAAGTGATGTAAGCAATTTTAAATATGTCAATTTAGATACCGAGAGTTACTACGATCTTTTCTTTAATGAGTTTGAAAAAAATCCTAAAATTCTGATTTACCTTAATGAGGAAATAAAAAATAATCCAGAAAAGTTTGTTTATAACGAGGAAGATGAAAGTAAAAAAATATCATATGAAAGAAAAATAAACTTAAAGATATTTCCTTATTTTTTATTATGTTTGGGAGATAGAGTGGTGGAAAAATATTCTTTAGCAGAAAAAGTGCTTATGGATCATGGCGAGATAATAAAATATTTGCCAGAGTCCTTAAGGAATGATGAAAGATATATTTTAGCTGCATTGAAATCTAATCCTGAATATATCTTAAATGTAAAAGAAGACTTAAGATCAGACAGAAGATTTTTGTTGGAAGCACTAAAACAAAATCCAAATATAAAAAATATTATCCAGGTAGATATTACAGAAGACGAATTACAAAAAGAAAATAATTTTAAGATGTCGAAATCTTTTTTAGAGAAAATCTTTAAATGA
- a CDS encoding relaxase family protein, producing MPIVKLVSVVHDGSKRIAEKATSNLIEYNYDVQKRPPSGVVNLLDYADNKNKNFDNEEFISTINGLSKNKNVAKKQLMMTRANRLWEKNRHDPKPKKNSRFLYHFVVSFNKYDTEKFSWEQLHKFSEQVAKEICGSEYQSYLSSHLPSSDESNDYFHTHIVINAYSKKYKGNKLHIPEGYVEKLISKTNKLANVFGYSEVSEPEMISSMKKDKSWYEHKKYKNNDSWKEELKKDLYYVRNNSKDFYDYIDKVEKLGYKVRYKNPNTGKEYKTISYSPRKDQAEAKAVRGKTLGYEFTKLGLQEYFSLSFEERKEYEKKKIKDELSKIKNEEEKMRTLNNKIFNKIMYAGELRKIKKYDKNKNEKTKLEIDLELEANYLREKEIESSDYIKDLYHTLNFVSMLKIKSYEELNEKIKEKDELFKKLFNERNELNKTLDEYNLYLEYFDFAKQEGKLKYAESRSTITLEELKTEKELLEKQIITLNKKIDNLKVYSKDLLKSKKFYDSKETLHEHKAAQKSWIEREEKKVAKTNVKKEILDKELMNRG from the coding sequence TTGCCAATAGTAAAATTAGTAAGCGTGGTACACGATGGCTCTAAAAGAATTGCAGAAAAAGCAACATCGAATTTAATCGAATATAATTACGACGTACAAAAAAGACCACCTTCTGGTGTGGTAAATCTTTTAGACTATGCTGATAACAAAAATAAAAATTTTGATAATGAAGAATTTATATCTACAATAAATGGATTATCTAAAAATAAAAATGTTGCAAAAAAACAATTGATGATGACAAGAGCAAATAGGCTCTGGGAAAAAAACAGGCATGATCCTAAACCTAAAAAGAATTCTCGTTTTTTGTATCATTTTGTTGTGTCTTTTAATAAATATGATACAGAAAAATTTAGTTGGGAGCAGCTTCATAAATTTTCTGAGCAGGTCGCAAAAGAAATTTGCGGATCAGAATATCAATCATATCTTTCATCACATTTACCATCGAGCGATGAAAGCAATGATTATTTTCATACTCATATAGTAATCAATGCCTATTCAAAAAAATATAAAGGCAACAAGCTACATATACCAGAAGGTTATGTAGAAAAATTAATTTCAAAGACAAACAAGCTAGCTAATGTTTTTGGTTATTCAGAAGTATCTGAACCCGAAATGATTAGCAGCATGAAAAAAGATAAAAGCTGGTATGAACATAAGAAATATAAAAACAACGATTCTTGGAAAGAAGAATTAAAAAAAGATTTATACTATGTTAGGAATAACTCAAAAGATTTTTATGATTATATAGATAAGGTTGAAAAATTAGGATATAAAGTCAGATACAAAAATCCAAATACTGGAAAAGAATATAAGACCATTTCATATAGTCCAAGAAAGGATCAGGCGGAAGCAAAAGCAGTGAGAGGAAAGACATTAGGTTATGAATTTACTAAATTAGGATTGCAAGAATACTTTTCTTTAAGTTTTGAAGAAAGAAAAGAATACGAGAAGAAAAAAATAAAAGATGAATTATCTAAAATTAAAAATGAAGAAGAAAAGATGAGAACCTTAAATAATAAAATATTTAATAAGATAATGTATGCTGGTGAGCTAAGGAAAATAAAAAAATATGATAAAAATAAAAATGAAAAAACAAAGTTAGAAATAGACCTGGAGCTAGAAGCAAATTATTTAAGAGAAAAAGAAATCGAGAGCAGCGATTATATTAAAGACCTATACCATACTTTAAATTTTGTTTCGATGTTAAAAATAAAAAGTTATGAGGAATTAAATGAAAAGATAAAAGAAAAAGACGAATTGTTTAAAAAACTTTTTAATGAAAGAAATGAATTGAATAAAACTCTTGATGAATACAATCTGTATCTAGAATATTTTGATTTTGCAAAACAAGAAGGGAAATTAAAGTATGCCGAGTCAAGATCTACTATTACTTTGGAAGAACTTAAAACTGAAAAAGAACTTTTAGAAAAACAAATAATCACTTTAAATAAAAAAATTGACAATTTAAAAGTATATTCAAAAGATTTATTAAAGTCGAAAAAATTTTATGATAGTAAAGAAACATTACATGAGCATAAGGCAGCTCAAAAGAGCTGGATTGAAAGAGAGGAAAAGAAAGTTGCTAAAACTAATGTTAAGAAAGAAATATTAGATAAAGAACTAATGAATAGAGGATAG
- a CDS encoding aggregation-promoting factor C-terminal-like domain-containing protein codes for MIKVNKRYVSSNRVNKEKINNDKKLNDNNKFKTTGKNKKESIKKAKQKNEEKSFKKVESRYINKNLSKKDKKSTTVEATAFKVDEVERKNYFDKGYYVGKYVDKKIKGSAKGAVKFVNRELMNESRSEENLKIVQDYAYYGRMYGGLAKNVGLEAASAGMNKIKTTPLITPKGFLKGDIRLDTRTINQRFNDLGNKGLNKITGLENANIEFFKNNKYKNLKNIISTDSPGKKFTNKKIWNEYLKEKGLDKSSLRKYMLVSRSKYNLGYAKLLYADKEFLLNNIERKNYAKTIKKFNKIKTRRIKIKNASKQGVKDYGRKIIRDLKQDSNNLALSGLGESVDIHRNYYRAGKAFIYKPGKNITIKTSKQVIKGVKNRDKIKSGFKLIKTKPVKGYKSLAKTYGRYRSLYKSNGLGAVIKDISKNTIVRAFNLIKKLMIGIWQAMKAILAMMLGAGFFAMITMGLIMAVTIVLGNNRSMPLTDIQIESDVHQGEGVDPTKKNFGEDIKEHFDYIRELTRKLDEKYRSEADIVNYLQNPDNAKAILSLISVENDNDLSSKNKNKIYKAIDQYHKDSHRIKRVYYITHKVGDTTVVLKCYDIETDEQPSDIVKVTNPYTRLDKEGVIGGISSSSSGSTHNNLNNPGTTGNVKNDFESVVKELKISDVEKKHWEYIISKESGWNPSARNPSSGAYGLGQAYPPEKMKSYGEDWQTNPKTQLLWMHDYMINRYGSITNAYNYWIKNNWY; via the coding sequence ATGATAAAGGTTAATAAAAGATATGTAAGTAGCAACAGGGTTAATAAAGAAAAAATAAATAATGATAAAAAACTCAATGATAACAATAAATTTAAAACTACTGGAAAAAATAAAAAAGAATCTATTAAAAAAGCTAAACAAAAAAATGAAGAAAAAAGTTTTAAGAAAGTAGAAAGTAGATATATAAATAAAAACTTAAGTAAAAAAGATAAAAAATCTACTACTGTGGAAGCAACAGCCTTTAAAGTTGATGAAGTTGAAAGAAAAAATTATTTTGATAAAGGGTATTACGTTGGAAAGTATGTCGACAAGAAAATTAAAGGATCTGCAAAGGGAGCAGTTAAGTTTGTTAATAGAGAATTGATGAACGAATCAAGATCTGAAGAAAATTTAAAAATCGTTCAGGATTATGCCTATTATGGAAGAATGTATGGTGGATTAGCTAAAAACGTTGGACTTGAAGCAGCTTCTGCTGGAATGAATAAAATAAAGACCACTCCCTTGATTACACCAAAAGGTTTTTTAAAAGGAGATATAAGACTCGATACCAGGACGATAAATCAAAGATTTAATGACTTAGGTAATAAGGGACTTAACAAAATAACTGGTTTAGAAAATGCTAATATTGAATTTTTTAAAAATAACAAATACAAAAATTTAAAAAATATTATTAGTACGGATTCTCCTGGAAAAAAGTTTACTAATAAAAAAATATGGAATGAATACTTGAAAGAAAAAGGTCTTGATAAATCAAGCCTTAGAAAATATATGCTTGTATCTAGGTCAAAATATAATTTAGGTTATGCAAAACTGTTGTATGCCGATAAAGAATTTCTTTTAAATAACATTGAAAGGAAAAATTATGCTAAAACTATCAAAAAGTTTAATAAAATCAAAACTAGAAGAATTAAAATTAAAAATGCAAGCAAGCAGGGTGTAAAAGATTATGGCAGAAAAATAATAAGGGACTTAAAACAAGATAGCAATAATCTAGCTTTAAGCGGTTTAGGTGAATCCGTTGATATTCATAGAAACTATTATAGGGCAGGGAAGGCATTCATCTATAAACCAGGAAAAAATATAACTATAAAAACTAGTAAGCAGGTTATAAAGGGTGTTAAAAATAGAGATAAAATTAAAAGTGGTTTTAAATTAATTAAAACTAAGCCTGTTAAAGGTTACAAGAGCCTTGCAAAAACGTATGGTAGGTATAGAAGTCTATATAAATCTAATGGTTTGGGAGCGGTAATAAAAGACATAAGCAAAAATACCATCGTACGTGCTTTTAATCTAATAAAAAAACTGATGATAGGTATATGGCAAGCTATGAAAGCAATTTTAGCAATGATGTTAGGAGCTGGATTTTTTGCGATGATAACTATGGGTCTAATTATGGCTGTTACAATTGTCCTGGGTAATAATAGGTCGATGCCATTGACAGATATTCAAATTGAATCTGATGTACACCAGGGAGAGGGTGTTGATCCTACAAAAAAGAATTTTGGCGAAGATATAAAAGAGCATTTTGATTATATTAGAGAATTAACTAGAAAATTAGATGAGAAGTATAGGAGTGAAGCAGATATTGTAAATTATCTACAAAATCCTGATAATGCCAAAGCTATTTTATCTTTAATTTCCGTAGAAAATGATAATGACTTATCAAGTAAAAATAAAAATAAAATTTATAAAGCAATAGATCAATACCACAAAGACAGTCACAGAATTAAAAGAGTCTATTACATTACACATAAGGTAGGAGATACTACAGTGGTTCTAAAGTGCTATGATATAGAAACTGATGAACAACCTAGCGATATAGTTAAAGTCACTAATCCTTATACTAGGCTAGATAAAGAGGGAGTAATAGGTGGTATATCTTCAAGTTCTAGCGGCAGCACACATAATAATCTTAATAATCCTGGAACAACTGGAAATGTAAAAAACGACTTTGAATCTGTTGTAAAAGAATTAAAGATTAGTGATGTAGAGAAAAAACATTGGGAGTATATTATAAGTAAAGAATCAGGCTGGAATCCAAGTGCAAGAAATCCATCATCAGGAGCTTATGGATTAGGTCAAGCTTATCCGCCTGAAAAAATGAAAAGTTATGGTGAAGATTGGCAAACAAATCCTAAAACTCAATTACTATGGATGCACGATTATATGATAAATAGATATGGCTCTATAACAAACGCTTATAACTATTGGATCAAGAATAATTGGTATTAA
- a CDS encoding C39 family peptidase yields MKKSKIFMIAGFIAITSIFNVTEIKADEQWKFEGWNGDTVSNAEDMFDNEWKFQYPILEGVEEQEPIPNQADSSIPGSDFSGIGMQDIANIVGGSGGMGYVNFNGKTYAYWNQGDFGGNIQRVGCGPTSLAILLSNLTGKSVNPRKVWNEAVRLGVTGTSYGSDGNGLARMLESYLGSQGYTVRRTLDYNEARRHLSNGGMALGNVGGRDYYSNPPRRIGSWFNFNAGHFVAYAGADKNGNIFTLDPGWRERTGLVDKGMVQSATKAYFLIEKKK; encoded by the coding sequence ATGAAAAAAAGTAAAATATTTATGATTGCTGGATTTATAGCAATAACTAGTATTTTTAATGTTACAGAAATAAAGGCAGACGAGCAATGGAAATTTGAAGGTTGGAATGGAGATACAGTATCTAATGCAGAAGATATGTTTGATAATGAGTGGAAATTTCAATATCCCATTTTAGAAGGAGTTGAAGAACAAGAACCTATACCAAATCAAGCAGATTCAAGCATACCAGGATCAGACTTTTCAGGAATTGGAATGCAGGATATTGCAAATATTGTAGGCGGATCAGGAGGAATGGGATATGTTAATTTTAATGGTAAAACATACGCTTATTGGAATCAAGGCGATTTTGGAGGAAATATACAAAGAGTAGGTTGTGGACCAACTTCATTAGCTATCCTCTTGTCAAACTTAACAGGTAAAAGTGTAAATCCAAGAAAAGTATGGAATGAAGCAGTACGACTAGGAGTTACTGGTACTAGTTATGGAAGCGATGGTAATGGATTAGCAAGAATGCTAGAGTCTTACTTGGGTAGTCAAGGATATACAGTTAGAAGGACTTTAGATTATAATGAAGCTAGAAGACATCTAAGCAATGGCGGAATGGCTTTAGGCAATGTAGGCGGCAGGGATTATTATTCTAATCCACCAAGGCGAATTGGAAGCTGGTTTAACTTTAATGCAGGACACTTTGTAGCTTATGCTGGGGCAGATAAGAATGGTAATATCTTTACTCTTGATCCTGGGTGGAGAGAGAGGACAGGATTGGTAGACAAAGGTATGGTTCAAAGTGCAACAAAGGCATATTTCTTGATAGAAAAAAAGAAATGA